From Triticum urartu cultivar G1812 chromosome 2, Tu2.1, whole genome shotgun sequence, a single genomic window includes:
- the LOC125540165 gene encoding pentatricopeptide repeat-containing protein At1g03560, mitochondrial produces MRRFCSVPRGRRPSAPHGAGHPPPEWIEPYTDLADPSPYTAASAATPTPSPWLPRVVSLVLRAPPATLAADLRAFCRTFLLRLSPAFVAAALRSPQLLPHPLPSLRFFRALPGGADDLAAHPQHLLGCYVSLLHSFARAREATPDATGHARRLVAELRARGDGDGLLGHLTPPSAASLVRSLAALGLADELLWAWNGMRLAGVEPSRVTYNCLLDGLVNAGLLDTAVNVFDAMSTEDPVRPDVVSYNILIKGYCRAGRVQDAMARLDHMRDQAELSPDKITYLTLMQCHYSEGTFSQCVALFQEMEERGMGKDIPQHAYVLVIGALCKDGKPFEGMAVFERMLKRGCPAKAAMYTSLIDSMGKFGRETEAMSLFERMKSSGLELDAVTYGVIVNCLCRFGRLDEAISCFRSCEEKGIAVNPIFYTSLIDGFGKAGMVDQAQELFEEMKVKGFVPDSYCYNVLIDGLAKAGRTDDACALYKRMEDDGCDQTVYTYTILIDGLFKEHKNEEALKLWDAMIDKGITPTAAAFRALANGLCLSGKYSRACRILDELAPMGVIPETAHEDMINALCRAGRFKQACKLADGIVGKGREIPGRVRTMMINALRKAGNTDLAVKLVHSKIGIGYERSGSIKRRVKFQTLFA; encoded by the coding sequence ATGCGAAGGTTCTGCAGCGTCCCGCGCGGCCGGCGGCCGTCGGCCCCCCACGGCGCCGGCCACCCTCCGCCGGAGTGGATCGAGCCGTACACGGACCTCGCCGACCCGAGCCCGTACACGGCCGCCTCGGCCGCGACGCCCACCCCGTCGCCGTGGCTGCCGCGCGTCGTCTCCCTGGTCCTGCGCGCGCCGCCGGCCACGCTCGCCGCCGACCTGCGCGCCTTCTGCCGCACCTTCCTCCTGCGCCTCTCCCCGGCCTTCGTCGCCGCCGCGCTGCGCTCCCCGCAGCTTCTCCCGCACCCGCTCCCGTCGCTCCGCTTCTTCCGCGCCCTGCCCGGCGGCGCCGACGACCTCGCCGCCCACCCGCAGCACCTCCTCGGCTGCTACGTCTCGCTGCTCCACTCCTTCGCGCGCGCCAGGGAGGCCACCCCAGACGCCACCGGCCACGCGCGGCGGCTCGTCGCCGAGCTGCGCGCCCGCGGGGACGGGGACGGCCTGCTGGGGCACCTCACGCCGCCGTCGGCCGCGTCGCTCGTCCGCAGCCTCGCGGCCCTCGGCCTCGCCGACGAGCTGCTGTGGGCGTGGAACGGCATgcgcctcgccggcgtcgagcccTCCAGGGTCACCTACAACTGCCTCCTCGACGGCCTCGTCAACGCGGGCCTCCTTGACACCGCCGTCAACGTGTTCGACGCAATGTCCACGGAAGACCCGGTTCGCCCTGACGTGGTCTCCTACAACATTCTCATCAAGGGGTACTGCCGCGCCGGGAGGGTGCAGGATGCGATGGCACGGCTCGATCACATGAGGGATCAGGCGGAGCTCTCCCCCGACAAGATAACGTACCTCACGCTGATGCAGTGCCATTACAGCGAGGGCACGTTTTCACAGTGTGTAGCGTTGTTCCAAGAGATGGAAGAGAGGGGAATGGGGAAGGACATTCCGCAGCATGCGTATGTGCTGGTGATCGGCGCGCTCTGCAAGGACGGGAAGCCGTTTGAGGGAATGGCCGTGTTTGAGAGAATGCTCAAGCGTGGTTGCCCAGCCAAAGCAGCAATGTACACTTCGCTCATCGATTCAATGGGCAAATTTGGGAGGGAGACCGAGGCAATGTCACTCTTTGAGAGGATGAAGAGTAGCGGGCTTGAGCTCGACGCCGTCACGTATGGAGTGATTGTTAACTGCTTGTGCCGGTTCGGGAGGCTGGATGAGGCCATTTCATGTTTCAGGAGCTGTGAGGAGAAAGGTATTGCAGTGAACCCTATCTTCTATACAAGCCTGATTGATGGCTTTGGGAAAGCTGGAATGGTCGACCAAGCACAGGAGCTCTTCGAGGAGATGAAAGTTAAAGGTTTTGTGCCGGACTCATATTGCTACAACGTGCTGATTGATGGGTTAGCTAAAGCAGGAAGGACGGATGATGCTTGTGCCTTGTACAAGAGAATGGAAGATGATGGCTGCGATCAGACTGTTTACACGTATACCATACTGATCGATGGTTTGTTCAAGGAACACAAGAATGAGGAGGCGCTGAAGTTGTGGGATGCGATGATCGACAAGGGGATCACTCCCACAGCTGCAGCTTTCAGGGCCCTTGCCAACGGGCTATGTCTTTCTGGCAAATACAGCCGAGCATGCAGGATATTGGATGAACTGGCTCCAATGGGTGTGATTCCTGAGACGGCACACGAGGACATGATCAATGCTCTGTGCAGGGCCGGGAGATTCAAGCAGGCCTGCAAATTGGCAGATGGCATCGTGGGAAAGGGCCGTGAGATACCTGGCAGGGTTCGAACAATGATGATCAACGCACTCAGGAAAGCGGGGAATACTGATCTAGCTGTCAAGCTGGTGCATAGTAAGATAGGCATTGGGTATGAAAGATCTGGCAGCATCAAGAGAAGAGTAAAGTTTCAGACGCTGTTTGCCTGA
- the LOC125540167 gene encoding uncharacterized protein LOC125540167, whose product MQQQHMVAACKPPHAVRRAALPLPGPSLRRAFPCNPARAREAVRTRCQEEKQSGDGGEKKQQQEQEKRTFLSLEEAGLVEMSGLSTHERFLCRLTISSLNLLRVISEQEGVAMEELNAGRVCDWFLKDKLKREQNLDTAVLQWDDPPPI is encoded by the exons ATGCAGCAGCAGCACATGGTCGCGGCGTGCAAGCCCCCCCACGCCGTGCGGCGGGCGGCGCTCCCGCTGCCCGGGCCGTCGCTCCGACGAGCTTTCCCTTGCAATCCAG CGAGGGCGCGAGAGGCGGTGAGGACGAGATGCCAGGAAGAGAAGCAGAGCGGTGATGGCGGcgagaagaagcagcagcaggagcaggaGAAGAGGACGTTCCTGAGCCTGGAGGAGGCCGGGCTGGTGGAGATGTCCGGGCTCAGCACCCACGAGCGCTTCCTCTGCCGCCTCACC ATCTCGTCGCTGAACCTGCTGCGGGTGATCTCGGAGCAGGAGGGGGTGGCGATGGAGGAGCTCAACGCGGGGCGGGTGTGCGACTGGTTCCTCAAGGACAAGCTCAAGCGGGAGCAGAACCTCGACACCGCCGTCCTGCAGTGGGACGACCCGCCGCCCATCTGA